tttaagtgtccagtaagcaagtggttaaaaacagcatggggttctTACTAaagttcataccaggcccttatttaGGCATGCAGCATGGtttgacaggaaagggagggcaacaagtgtgccccccccccccatcattctaAAATATTACAGGCCACATACCTTAAACATTGGGAAGGTACCTTGAAAGACAGGAGGGCAAAGCCTCCCCTATTTGTAAGACACCTTGTCATTATGTTGAGGGGACAAAGGCCTCTTTCCCATGCCCAGTACCCAAAAAGAAGTGGGCATTTGTTGGAGGGATTTATTGGAGTCTGGAAGCTCTCATTATGATAAGCAGGCCCCCAGATATCTTCAACTCCCCAGAAGAATCagtatattattaataaataaacatGCTCACATACAACCACACACGCAcatacagtgtgacaaagtaatttaaaaaaaataacaacatttcTTCAATGTAAATCCAATTTCAATCACACAGTCCAGTATTGTAGGTCCTCGTTAACCACAATGCTGCCCAATGATGTTCACCTGGAGCATTTCTGCTGCAAAATGACAGAACCCCAGCAAGCTGCCATACCTCAACAGGCAGACTAATGATTTTGGGTGACACCATTGATCAAATATGGTCATGACTAAATTTGACCTTACTCAGGATAACCAGGGATCTGTCAATTTGTAGCAGTAGTGCTATCACTGAAAAATGACATATCTCTGGCTAATGTTCCTTTACAAATTAATGTGATCAATTTCCTTGGCTATTTACCAAAGTAGGAAAAGGCTGGGTTCGGGTCAAACTCCTGATCAATCTAACCCATAGTTCATCTTTAGGaaacagacagcaattaaaataTGACAGGTATTCTAACCATTTCCCACTCAATCTAAaaccgttttttttggggggggggctttatgtACACTTTTATCTGTTCagtttacatttattattaagTAATCATTGAATTCAAATTATCTCAATTGATAGATGGAATACTATGCTTAATataaaacacaaatgaaaaaGTATATGAATTAAAATACTTTCTGTAAATTTTTATACCACTAAATATCCTGTATATAAAACAGTTGAAACATGCAAACACATAAATCATACAGCATTAGAATGTCATTCACTTTATGCTCACTCTCCTGCTTTATGCTACTTCAAATGTAAAAACTGGCTTTGGTGCCTGGCTAAATGCATTCAGGGCAGGAATTAAACTTTGTCAGCACAAGTCTAAGTCCGGCATTCAAACAGCAGACTATACAGTTTCTTTTTTTACATCATACAGCATCTATTCATATGCAAATTCTGTAGGTtcaacacaaattaaaaaaaaaacactatataaaGGAGATCCAGGTTCTGTTTGTTAGATTTTGGTCTGGTATCTCCCCTATAGAGCACCATGGGAAAGGTAAGCTATAGAGACTAGAATCAATAACTTTTTAACCTTTTAACATGTATACACTGTACCTTTTCGTTATATTTAGTAGATGTTGGTAGAAGTTTCCACATCTTAGGCCTTGTAGTTACTGTAATGGGAATAATTTTCATGAATGAAATATATCCATATAATTTATGTAGTACGCAAATGTTTTTTGCCAgtagatttttaaacaattaattaatttatctcacactgtatACTCTTCTTCTCTTTAACCCCAGAATGCTCAGTCAGGTAAAATAGATAATCTGTCATGTATAGGCTTACACATTTAAGTCATTTTCATCataaaggaaacaaaaaatatatatgtcctGAAACTATACTTTTGTCGTATACAATAAAGCCATGACTTCTCTGTGGTATTCACAACTTCTTAAAGCTTGAAAAAAAAGCACTCTACTGCACCATTTGTACAAACACTATGCAAATCAAGTTGGCCAAACTTGACTGCAGTAATATTATTCTTACTAAGTTTCTTTAATTACGGTATACTTGATAGCCTTTTGCTGTTACACACTGCAATGTCTAAATTCTTCTAGGCCCCTCTGCAATCAAGGAAAAGGCTACATTTACTAAAGACTTGccagtctctttttttttataggcgGATGTAAGTCAAAAATGTTAATAACACTTACTACTGTGGATTCTCTTGCAAGATATTTGGGTTAAAAAGCTCCAGTTCTATTCTGTACACCTACAGTACATGCACACTGAACTCTAGTTTACAGTGTAGACCTATGGGGCCTGACTACAGTTAATCTAGAGTAAAGTGCAGGAACACTGGGAGCTTCTAGGCCATGTGTTCAAAGCACAAAGAGAGCAGTTATCATATTTTTAACAGATACCATGGACATAGGTGCAATGCATGTGTTACTTCTTTACATCTAACTTTAAAAGTGTATTGGAGGTCCTTCAAAGCAAATAGAATATTACATATCCAGGGAGAAGTACCACAGCATGTAGCATCAGTACTAGCAAGTTCAAGAGTAACGTTAATTAAAGTTTAAATCCTACAGCTAATTGTGGCCCTAAAACATTTGCAAGAGATAATAAGCtatattaaagggtaactccacttttgtggggggaaaaaatagcaaataaaaaaaaaaagatatagtatatgcaattgcgacacaagtcatattgtaattgaatgttaaaaaTTACCATTCCTTTTCAAACTGAAGCTCTGtaaatttctgtaaaatgcaatgcaatatggctacatggaggtGGTTTGTactcagaatgtgtacagaacgcccaccagaaacataatttcctgcttgtgcgattggattaataattttcccagaagtctgcactaagatacaagtcagattttaggcatccctgcaataaaatttttatttttggtgagatactcccaatagaaaATCACATCTGAAGgtatgcaggcccagcagctttccttgtTAGAGTCCTGCAGGtgctgcagctgattgataattatgaaaccactctcattagattcactttccacatggacacagataaacacacagggatttcttcagaattaacaaaaggtaggaatctgcaacaaagttagttaaaatccttgtaatgaaCATAGATCATCCAGAGGGGAAAGTTACTCTTTAAATCAGAATCCATTTGTCTGGCTTTAATTTTGGTGTCAGGATTCACAGCTAGAAAGTATTATGATACCCAATGGGACACATAATTATGTTTTTACACCAAAGCCTCTATCTGTACTTGATTTATATCTGTTATGTGAAACTAAAGGGTGATTTCCGATACACATTCTTAGGTGGAATCTTTTGCGTCTATTCCAGATAATTTTCTTTGAGGACAGGAACTTCCAGGGTCGCTCTTACGAGTGCAGCTCTGACTGCTCTGAGCTAAACTCTTTTTTTAGCCGCTGCAACTCTATCCGCGTGGAGAATGGAAACTGGATGCTCTATGAACACCCCAACTACAAGGGAAACCAATATTTCCTGAAAAGGGGAGAGTATCCTGACTTTTCTCACTGGACAAGTCACAATGACTCCATTAGATCTTGCCGCATAATTCCACAGGTAAGTTTTGTATTAAACTATACTTCAAGTGCCACTGCTGATTATAGTTTTTCCTTCATCTAACCAATTTTTATAATGTAACTTCCAAGTACTGTATgtctatattttttctatttgcattagcaaaaaagaaaaagaacagcaTGTTACCCACATCAATCAGCTTTATTTTAACTATACTTTTTATTTAGTTTGGGTTAGAAGATGAAAGCAAATATTAAACTGGTTATGAAAgataacaaaaacaatatttattgaggttgatttactaaaactggggaacGAAAaaattggtgcagctctgcatataaaaatgtgtatttgaacaagctgaagttagaagctgattgggtacCAAActcagttgcaccagatttttgcattcttcagttttagtaaatcaaccccattgttttCATATTTATATATGAGGTTTAGTAATATTTAGTTACACAAAAATGTACAATCATTTTAAAGCTGTTAGCAAATTTAATTATTTGGCTTACTAAATTACACCCGGGGTGTGAATTATACATTATTCCTAACGTTTTATCAAATTAAAGTACACAACACAGGCAACTCCTTACAATATGGTAGAGCAGACACTTTTATTAAGAGCCCAGCTTACCTTAGACTGTAAGAGAGAAAAGGGCAAAAAATTGAACTTGACACCACTCCAAAGATCTCTGCTACATCTGTTCCCAGCTACTGGTTGCTGAACCTCACCAGCACAAGTTCTCACTGGACCAAATCGTTTGgtggagagtagggatgagcttcgagttcgagttgaagtcatgtttgactcgaacattgtctgttcgcctttttcggcgaacaacgaacaattaggggtgttcgtggcaaattcgaaaagccgcggaacaccctgttaaagtctatgggagaaatctaaagtgctaattttaaaggctaatatgcaagttattgtcctaaaaagtgtttggggacctgggtcctgtcccaggggacatgtatcaatgcaaaaaaaagttttaaaaactgcagttttttcaggagcagtgaatttaataatgctaaaagtgaaacaataaaagtgaaatatttctttaaatttcgtacctagggggggggtgtaaagttagcatgtgaaatagcgcatgtttccagtacttagaactgtccctgcacaaagtgtcatttctgaaaggaaaaaaatggcaattcagagcgaattcattcataaaaacaaaaaaaaaggcccttcaggtctggaatggatattaagggggaacccccgccgtcaatttaaaaaaaaaattatgtgggggttccccccaaatatccattccagacccttcaggtctggtgtggattttaaggggaactccaccccaaatttaaaaaaaaatggcgtggagttcccccaaaaattcacaccagaccccttatccgagcatgttaacctggccggccgcctaaaagaggggggggacagagtgcgccccccctctcctgaaccgtaccaggccacattccctcaacatggggaggatgtccccatgttaatggggacaagggcctcatccccacaacccttgctcggtggtggtgggggtctgcgggcggggggcttgttagaatctggaagacccctttaacaacatttttttgcattgatacatgtcccctggggcagttcTCGGTGCCCAAACACTTTTAATGGCAatgacttgcatataagcctttaaaattaacacttttgatttttcacgttcatgACCCATAGACTTTTGCCTgactgcagtctctaaccatctcttcaAAACTTTCTTTTAGTCTTTGACAGTTTTCTGTACATTTACCTAATAAAATGGTGATGTCAGGTTGAGGCACCCTATGCCAGGACAGTAGACCATCGCTGATTTAATAACATATTCTTATTCTCTTCAGCACCGTGGCACATTCAGAATCAGGATCTACGAGAAGGAAGACTTCAATGGAGCAATGTTGGAATTTACTGAAGACTGTCCCCATGTACACGAAGAGTTTAGATATCATGATATTTATTCCTGCAATGTACTAGAAGGCCACTGGATTTTCTATGATGAACCCAACTACAGAGGGCGCCAGTATTACCTGAGACCTGGAGAGTACAGGAGATACTCTGACTGGGGTGCATTGAACTCCAGAGTTGGCTCCTTCAGACGAGTTCAggaattttattaaataaaacacaTCATTCTGCACATTCTTAAATAAAGTCaaattggtcaaattggtcaTAATGTCTATTTAACATTtttcagataaaaataaaatgaagattaaaaaaataaggtACCAATATTAAAATGGGTATGCTAAACATGAATTCATTAAAGAAAAATTAGCTATTTTTAAATCAGTGAAATTTATTTTTAGAAATGATTGTCCTCATTTGTTTTACTTACTcccaatttaaagtggaggttcaccctaaaaacaagtatacaccattcaatccagcatactgccgacatgtacagtatgctgttttttttttttatcggtttaCATACCATAGTATAGgtatttcccccccggcttccgggtagtgaatcccacgggagtgggcgttgctattcagagactaaggccgcgtacacactgtcgttccaaaccgatgagaatggtccgacgggccatttcaatcggttcaccgctgaagtggcctgatggtctgatgtgcgtacacaccatcgttccaaaaaccgatcgggtcagaacgcagtgacgtcaaacacacgacgtgctgaataaaacaaggtttaatgcttccaagcatgcgccgacttgattctgagcatgcacgggttttgaaccgatgctttctgtactaaccatcggtttggaccgatcgggcagcgggccatcggttcgattttaaagcatgttttaaaattttggaccgaaggacaacagaccaatgggctatacacacagtcggtttggaccgatgaaactgaacctcggtccattctcatcggttttgtccgaccgtgtgtatgcggcctaagtgattgacgtatgacaaaagcttcatccccggcgcataatgcgcgtcaccagtttccgaaagaagccgaacgccgagtcggctctatacggcggtatacggcgcctgtgcaccgacgttaggcttttttcggaagttggtgacgcgccttttgcgccgggggtgaagcttttgtcatacgtcaatcacttagtctctgaataggaacgcccactcccgcgggattcactacccggaagtcgggggggaaaatacctatactacggtatgtaaaccgaaaaaaaaaaccagcatactgtacatgtcggcagtatgctggattgaatggtatatacttgtttttagggtgaacctccgctttaacttgtatAGACACAGCAACAGTGTTTAAGCCATCTGAGATTAAAAAAAGTCTGAACACTTAATATTATATCATGTGATATAAAAGGTTCCCCTGCCTTAACCTCTCATTACTATTTTCAAGTTGCTGGTGCAATCCCTCTACAGTCCTTATTAAAGTCTAAGTATCTCTGACAGGTATTCTGTAGAGGTAGTGTTACATCATGCTAAGGAGAGTGAGGTATTTTGGGATTGTAGAGGAAGTAAATATTGCTCATGGGTGGAGTCCTGAGGGCTTAACTGGATTTGGGCTGGTTGCTGTCAGGAGCATTGCCAGGATTGTGAAAGACCTGGGAGACCCTTGATCACCTAGAGTTGAGTAATGATAAGCATGTGTAGTGACACCACTGCGAATGGTGGCCAAGTTATGGTATAAGTTAGAGAAGCTTAATGGTGTATGGTTATAGTAAACTTGAACCTACTCTGCTCTTGGTCAAGAataaggatgagccaaacacccccctgttcggttcgcatcagaacttgcgaacacaccaaatgttcttgtgaactttagaaccccgttaaagtctatgggactcgaacatttgaaatctaaagtgttaattttaaaggctaatatgcaagttattgtcctaaaaagtgtttggggacctgggtcctgtcccaggaaacatgtatcaatgcaaaaaaaagttttaaaaactgccgttttttcaggagcagtgaatttaataatgctaaaagtgaaacaataaaagtgtaatattactttaaatttcatacctagggggggtgtaaagtcagcatgtgaaaacgtgcatgtttcccgtacatagaactgtccctgcacaaagtgtaatttctgaaagaaaaaaaggcatttaaaaccggctttgcggctctaatgaattgtcggctctggcaattcagagatgattcattcataaaaaataaaaataaaaaagctgggggtccccccaaattccattaacaggcccttcaggtctgatatggatattaaggggaattccaccccaaatgtaaaaaaaaaatggcgtggagttcccgccaaatatccataccagacccttcaggtctggtgtgaattttaagaggaattccaccccaaatgtaaaaaaaaaatggcgtggagttcccccaaaaatccacaccagacccttatccgagcacgttaacctggccggccgcagaaaagagggggggacagagtgcgccccccctctcctgaaccgcaccaggctacatgccctcaacatggggaggatgtccccatgttgatggggacaagggcctcatccccacaacccttgcccggtggttgtgggggtctgcgggcggggggcttatcagaatctggaagaccccattAACAAAGGGTACCCCCAGATCctcgcccccccctatgtgaattggtaatggggtacactgtacctctaccatttcacgaaggaagtgtaaatagttaaaaaaaaaaaacacagacaccgtagagaaaaatcctttattaaaaaaaaaaaaatccagcaatgtgaatccactctcggcccggccccctgctccaacgttgtctttccagcgacggatgatctctccagcgactggtaaacagcggtccggtccagcgatgagaagatccatccgtccagagcacaGCAGgcaagctcctctctccgctggacacagcccagcggaatgatgcactggagctgtgacatttcttatataggggaagcggccacccgtcacgtgaccccgccccctctgacgcaccctcgtacctcactgggaaagaccgggaaaGACCCGGCTTTCCCAGTgccgtacgagggtgcgtcagatggggcggggtcacgtgacgggtggccgcttcccctatataagaaatgtcacagctccagcgcataatttccgctgggctgtgtccagcggagagaggagctcgcctgctgcgctctggacggatggatcttctcatcgctggaccgggccgctgatcacccgtcgctggagagatcatccatcgctggatggaagaccacgttggagcggggggccgggccgagagtggattgacatcgctggattttttttttttattaataaaggatttttttctacggtgtctgtgtgtttttttttaactatttacacttccttcgtgaaatggtagaggtacagtgtaccccattaccaattcacataggggagggcaggatctgggggtcccctttgttaaaggggtcttccagattctgataagccccccgcccgcagacccccacaaccaccgggcaagggttgtggggatgaggcccttgtccccatcaacatggggacatccttcccatgttgagggcatgtggcctggtgcggttcaggagaggggggccgcactctgtccccccctcttttctgcggccggccatgttaacgtgctcggataagggtctggtgtggatttttgggggaactccacgccattttttttttaaatttggggtggagttccccttaaaatccacaccagacctgaagggtctggtatggatatttggggggaaccccacgtcatttttttttaaattgacggcggggttccccttaatatccatatcagacctgaagggcctgttaatggaatttggggggacccccagcttttttatttttattttttaagaatgaatcatctctgaattgccagagccgacaattcattagagacgcaaagccggttttaaatgcctttttttctttcagaaattacactttgtgcagggacagttctatgtacggaaaacatgcgatatttcacatgctgactttacaccccccctaggttcgaaatttaaagtaatattacacttttattgtttcacttttagcattattaaattcactgctcctgaaaaaactgccatttttaaaactttttttgcattgatacatgtttcctgggacaggacccaggtccccaaacactttttaggacaataaattgcatattagcctttaaaattaacactttagatttctcccatagactttaacagggtgttccgcggcttttccaaTTTGCTGCGAAAACCCTTAATTGTTCGTTgtttcggcgaacaggcaatgttcgagtcgaacatgagttcgactcgaagctcatccctagtcaagaatcagtaatgcacagagtgcagagtcaGGATTGCATACTGTACAGCGTGCAGAGTTTAGGACTGCATAAGGCACAGAGTGCAGGAGTTAGGAGTGTATCTCAACAAAAATTTCCCCCAACACCCCTGGACAAAACAGCATTCAGCATAACTTACATCCTCTCTACCTGAAATGTACTCACCAGACCCCTACCAGTGAGTTACATCCTCGGCTATGTGCTACAGGTCTGAAAGACCACAGAAGAGAGAGCAGGCAGGCATGCAATTCAAATGCTTCCCTAgtgaaaaattgtagaaaaaaataatgaGTAGTAGCAGCGAGAAGACCTGGGACACTCAACAGCAGATACAAGGTAAATGTTTTGGGTTTGTGGGGCAAGCAACATTTTTGATTTCTGCAGGGCAGGAAGTTAGAATAGCACAGAACCCAGGGATGCCCTCTGAAACTCCTCCTCAACAATTTGCTGAAAGTGTTAAAGGCAATGAGAGGGACAGCAGGCAGTGACAGAAGCAGCTCCCTAAGTTTcatgcagaagaaaaaaaaaacacaggtgcaTTGAACATAGTTGTGAAGCATTCGCGGCGCTACCCTGTTCACTTAACTGGGTCATGTTCAGTGGACTTGCTGCCCACTGTAGGTGACAGAAGTTATAGTTGTTGTTGTAGGAACAAAGCAAAGCAATGCAGAAATGGCTAATGAACACACTGGGGGTCAATTACTATAGAGCTAATATGCAATAGCGCCGCTAAATACTCTCAAAATAGCGTGATCACGTTAATTAGCGCCCAAAAGTAATTCACTATAACGCTGGTGAAAAATACTCCCAAAATTGAATTTACTATACAACAGATAGCACCCAAACCCTTACTCTGCTAGAACCTGGAGTAATGCACATGgaaataatgtttaaaaaatgatATGATGAcctaaatcaggggtgcccaaccagtggcccgcgaagccttctgatgtggccgtgacctcctgctctggaatgatgGGTTGGCAAGCCTAGATTGCAGGTTGCTGACCTGCCATGACAGAGCATCAGTGctgtgaatgaagccagcagtAGAGGAAGCAATCAGCTGCGGAGCAGAGTCACATAAGCCAATTCTTCCTGTATAGCATGGGCTCCTATCATAGAcgtagtgataccaaatgcactctgcctgggacagcaacagccggtgatacctgaatggaagactgttattaaaggtatatTTATTACTGAAATCACAGTGTACATAtgagcatatctgttctgcagtggtttctAAACTTCTtttaaactgatctgcaggtttagcgcagtgcacctgcaggctatctgcactgagccatagacttctggttTTACTTGCGGCTTTGGTGCACTTGGttggtccgacccaattggaccctctattcacctctatggagcggcagatgtaaacagacttgtgtccatttacacccacctacctccaatccgatctgctaaaaaaacagaagtggatccgtcccctttcatctgatcggatcagagggcccatagagtagagtgggccatGTCTGTGTCTCTTTTACATATCCAGAGTGTACACAGACCtgtctgctcattgtggcccgtgacaaATTACTAAGTGGCTAAAGTGGCCCTCACGCTTCAaaaagctgggcacccctgacctaaaTGGTACTTAAATATGTGGTATATTGTTTAAAGATAATCTGCTTTTAAACTGCTTTAAAAAGGGATATAAACACTGAAATATCTTTAAAAGTATGTGAAGAGATAAATCCCCCCTCTCTTTACAACGATCTGCCAGcacaactgagcatgctcagacatGTCAACTACTCTCATTTTAACTCCCAGGCCTTTTTTTTACCAAGAGTTATAGTAAATACCAGAATTCAAACTGGTCTAAAAAGGGTTTTTGAGAGTGAAAATGCAGGTTTCAGCCATTGATTATGATGGTACAATTGTAACTTTCCCAAATAAATATGTTTAATGTTGAGATGAACTGTATCTTTCTCTCAAATAAATTGTCCTTGCAACAATGTTGCTTCTTCATCTATTTGTTTTTAAGAATGCTAGAATGTGGAATGTTTTcatgttttggtaaaatatatttttctctgtCTCTGTCACTTGTTGCTTTCCATCTCACAAAAATATTTACCCAAACTCACACAGGTGTCTTTACAAGCCACAAACAATACCATTGCTGATGCaaattaaaaaattgtaaaaaatgtgtgtgttgtTTAATATTTCCAAATGATCATAGTTTGAGCCCACACATGTGATATGTGTACCAACATCAGAAATAACAATGTAATTCCCAAAATACAGAGGGTAACTACACTCATACCCCAAGAACCACCAAATATCACAGAATAAATCAAGAATAACTAAAAATGTCGTTCCACCACCTATATGTCCAAAGAAATGCAGTATCTATGTGTATTTCTGTATAGGAGGGTCCCACAtgtggcagcacagtggctaacaggtaagcacttctgcctagcagcactgaGGTTCTTGGTTCATATCCCAAACATGCAGCTTCATGTAGAGAGGTTGTCTGTTCTCCCTATGTCATTAAACAAAGCTCCTGACTCAGGTCCTTAACTAAATTATGTCTAAATgtatgtcagggctgggctcagcccttccttctctgtgctgacagctaattgccagctcccatctcttcACAGTgattcacctgttgatgatcctgctcgttagctctgcctacttaaagccttccagttcatttgctctttgccttcacctgtgttaacatcacaagagactttctcctgcattcctgttgaagacctgattgactgacgttccctctggctacagatcttgctttttgtacTACTAactttatcgctggctcttggacattggcttggccaaCTACCCTATCCGGTTAcagaactctggctatgttttaactacgcttactctgtttaactttttatttttattattaaacaagtgtgatttaactgtacttctgtctcggtctgattcatggtttctgacaatgCAGTATTTATGTGTAGAAGGGTTCCACCACAGTTGTAAATCATATCATATGTTTTCCATGGGCAAGGACTATATTCAGCTTTAACATTTCCCCATGAGCACTAATTGAAGCCTCTTACCAAGCCTAAACCCACAAAATGACAGCTGTTTAACTCTCAGCATACTGACAGTTTTCAGCCATACCCAGCCTTCAAAACAGATGGCATATGCCAGAAACAGGTTGTTAAATGGCTCTCTGGCCTTCCACAGTACATCTGCATTGATTAACTTTTTGCACCCTTGGGACTTAGGACTGTGACACCACAGAGAAGCAGCCTGCATACATGTGGCAGCACAGTGGTTaactggttagcacttctgcttaGCAGCACTGAGGTTCTTGGTTCAAATCCCACtaccttgtttttattttcttcctcTGTTGTGGTGTTAAAATTTCTTTTTCACCAGTGATTACATTTTTCATGGGCTTCACATAATGGAACCCCAAGAAATAACCTTATAAAACAAGCAAGTGTGAGTTTGCACCAAATCTAGAACGGTGGTGTTTTGGGCCAGATATGGATGTATAAtgcaccgtacacacgatcggacctttgtccgaccaaattcaca
The Rana temporaria chromosome 6, aRanTem1.1, whole genome shotgun sequence DNA segment above includes these coding regions:
- the LOC120943791 gene encoding gamma-crystallin 1-like is translated as MGKIIFFEDRNFQGRSYECSSDCSELNSFFSRCNSIRVENGNWMLYEHPNYKGNQYFLKRGEYPDFSHWTSHNDSIRSCRIIPQHRGTFRIRIYEKEDFNGAMLEFTEDCPHVHEEFRYHDIYSCNVLEGHWIFYDEPNYRGRQYYLRPGEYRRYSDWGALNSRVGSFRRVQEFY